Proteins from one Lachnospiraceae bacterium KGMB03038 genomic window:
- a CDS encoding CapA family protein, translating into MSGIKEHQRRRARRRRRRQIRRLLYAALSLCICIGLIAIIRLLLRPDSPDSAGKADKAAEKSAEIDTSQVEVKNLVINTGTQNSENSDGPIKITVSSMGDCTLGTDENFNQSTSFNAYYNAQGPDYFFKNVRSILEEDDLSIINLEGTFTDSDQRQEKTFAFKADPEYVSILTGSSIEAANLANNHSRDYGEESYTDTVETLDQAGIASFGYDQVDLLEINGVKVGLTGIYELAEHLDKQQEVKENIAALKEAGAQVIIVNFHWGIEKEYVPNDTQKTLAHLAIDEGADLVIGHHPHVLQGIERYKGKYIAYSLGNFSFGGNSNPSDKDTMIFQQTFTVADGKAETNDDINIIPCSLSSASGYNDYCPTPLEGSEKERVLEKLQEYSADFEDAPDLL; encoded by the coding sequence ATGAGCGGTATCAAGGAACACCAAAGACGAAGGGCCCGCCGGAGACGGCGCCGCCAGATCCGCCGTCTCCTATACGCGGCGCTTTCCTTATGCATCTGTATCGGCCTTATTGCCATCATCCGGCTGCTGTTAAGGCCAGATTCCCCAGACTCCGCTGGAAAAGCGGATAAAGCCGCTGAGAAATCGGCTGAGATCGACACCTCACAGGTAGAGGTCAAAAATCTTGTGATCAATACAGGAACACAAAATTCTGAAAATTCTGACGGCCCAATCAAGATCACCGTCAGTTCCATGGGCGACTGTACTCTGGGAACGGATGAGAATTTTAACCAGTCTACCAGCTTTAACGCCTACTATAACGCCCAGGGTCCAGATTATTTTTTCAAAAATGTCCGTTCCATCCTGGAGGAAGACGACCTTTCCATTATCAACCTGGAAGGGACATTTACCGATTCTGACCAAAGACAGGAGAAAACATTTGCCTTCAAGGCAGATCCTGAGTATGTCTCCATTCTCACCGGAAGTTCCATTGAAGCAGCGAATCTGGCCAATAACCACAGCCGGGATTACGGGGAGGAAAGCTATACGGATACGGTGGAAACTCTGGACCAAGCCGGGATTGCTTCTTTTGGCTATGATCAGGTGGATCTTCTGGAAATAAATGGAGTCAAAGTTGGACTGACTGGCATCTACGAACTTGCGGAACATTTAGATAAGCAGCAGGAAGTCAAAGAAAATATCGCGGCTCTAAAGGAAGCCGGAGCCCAGGTGATCATCGTCAATTTCCACTGGGGCATCGAGAAAGAGTATGTCCCCAATGACACTCAGAAAACCTTAGCTCATCTTGCCATCGATGAGGGCGCCGACCTGGTGATCGGCCATCATCCCCACGTCCTGCAGGGGATCGAACGGTACAAAGGCAAATATATCGCCTACAGCCTGGGAAATTTCTCCTTTGGCGGCAATTCCAATCCTTCTGACAAGGATACTATGATCTTCCAGCAGACGTTCACCGTAGCCGACGGCAAAGCGGAGACCAACGACGATATCAACATCATTCCTTGTTCTCTTTCCTCTGCCAGCGGATATAATGATTACTGTCCCACACCTCTGGAAGGCAGTGAAAAAGAACGTGTCCTGGAGAAGCTGCAAGAATACAGCGCAGATTTTGAGGATGCGCCTGACCTGCTGTAA
- a CDS encoding prephenate dehydrogenase, translated as MKRKIGFIGLGLIGGSIAKAIRQYYPDSEIVAFDKNKEALALATQESVIDVAVASIDDNFRNCDYLFLCTPVACNCAYLKQLGAYMHDNCILTDVGSVKTDIHREAKRLGLEPYFIGGHPMAGSEKSGYMNAKAMLIENAYYVLTPSEEISQEKVDRYIRFAENLRAIPVIMEPEQHDYVTGAISHLPHLIAASLVNFVKDHDTRNEMMKNLAAGGFKDITRIASSSPSMWQHICMKNRENISQILGSYIDSLSQVKNLIDTEDEQGVYDLFDTSRNYRNSFPGVSAGPIKKAFAVYCDIIDEAGGIAAIATILASNGLNIKNIGIVHNREFEEGVLRIEFYDEASSQKASELLQKFRYIVYER; from the coding sequence ATGAAACGAAAAATCGGCTTTATCGGCCTTGGCCTGATCGGTGGTTCTATCGCAAAAGCGATCCGGCAGTATTACCCGGATTCAGAGATCGTGGCCTTTGATAAGAATAAAGAAGCATTGGCGCTGGCCACTCAGGAATCTGTCATCGATGTAGCGGTCGCCTCTATTGACGATAACTTCCGCAATTGTGATTACCTGTTCCTTTGCACGCCTGTGGCCTGCAATTGTGCTTATCTGAAACAGCTTGGCGCTTATATGCACGACAACTGCATCCTTACGGACGTTGGAAGCGTAAAAACTGATATCCACCGAGAGGCGAAACGTCTCGGCCTGGAACCGTATTTTATCGGCGGCCATCCCATGGCGGGAAGTGAAAAAAGCGGCTACATGAACGCAAAGGCTATGTTGATCGAAAACGCCTATTATGTACTGACTCCCTCTGAGGAGATTTCCCAGGAAAAGGTGGACCGCTATATCCGTTTTGCGGAGAATCTGCGGGCGATCCCAGTGATCATGGAGCCGGAACAGCATGATTACGTAACCGGCGCCATCAGCCATCTTCCGCATCTGATCGCCGCCAGCCTGGTGAATTTTGTCAAGGACCACGACACCAGAAATGAGATGATGAAAAATCTGGCCGCCGGCGGATTCAAGGATATTACCCGCATCGCGTCCTCTTCACCTTCTATGTGGCAGCATATCTGTATGAAGAATCGGGAAAACATTTCCCAAATCCTGGGAAGCTATATCGATTCTTTGTCCCAGGTCAAAAATCTGATCGATACAGAAGACGAGCAGGGTGTCTATGACTTATTTGACACCTCCCGGAATTACCGGAATTCGTTCCCTGGCGTTTCCGCCGGTCCGATCAAGAAAGCTTTTGCCGTTTACTGCGATATTATTGATGAGGCCGGCGGCATTGCGGCCATTGCTACCATCCTGGCTTCCAACGGCCTGAACATTAAAAATATCGGCATCGTCCACAACAGAGAATTTGAAGAAGGGGTTCTGCGCATTGAATTCTACGACGAGGCTTCTTCCCAGAAAGCGTCGGAATTACTGCAGAAATTTAGGTACATTGTCTATGAGCGTTAG
- a CDS encoding signal peptidase II, translated as MKKKWKWMIALIVILAAGLYYYIALPAFNIHSSGTWFFIIVLLVAAAALYGARKRVRPGEIRENKGLRFFIGLILAVGLVYLAGTLLSSPIVNAKKYQQLMKVEEGEFTEDVEELSFDKIPLLDKDTAALLGDRKMGSMVDMVSQFEADDIYSQINYQDNPVRVTPLKYANLIKWFTNRSEGIPAYIRINMATQTTELVELEEGMKYTTSEHLNRNIYRHLRFAHPTYIYGELSFEIDEKGIPYWIAPVKKFNIGLFGGETVGKVVICNAIDGSMKTYDIEDVPQWVDRAYSADLLVELFDYYGTLKHGFLNSVLSQKDCLKTTEGYNYLALDDDVWMYTGVTSVNGDQSNVGFVLANQRTMETKYYEVEGATETSAMSSAEGQVQNLKYTATFPLLLNISGEPTYFIALKDDAGLVKKYAMVNVQKYQIVAIGDSVSQCEENYLDLLASNGIDQESGEDKDVLSVTGKITKIAQAVVEGNSHYYVMVEGSEDIFDVSVVDFIDILRYEVGQEITMEYKEGGTTNVVLSLGAASEKTGQVEE; from the coding sequence ATGAAGAAGAAATGGAAATGGATGATCGCGTTGATCGTGATTCTTGCGGCGGGGCTGTATTATTATATTGCCCTGCCGGCTTTTAATATCCACTCGTCGGGGACCTGGTTTTTCATAATTGTGCTGCTTGTGGCGGCCGCTGCGCTCTATGGAGCAAGAAAAAGGGTACGGCCGGGAGAGATTCGGGAGAATAAAGGACTGCGGTTCTTTATCGGTCTGATCCTGGCGGTGGGCTTGGTCTATCTGGCGGGGACGCTGCTTTCTTCACCAATCGTGAACGCAAAGAAATATCAGCAGCTGATGAAGGTAGAAGAAGGGGAGTTTACGGAGGATGTGGAGGAACTTTCCTTTGATAAGATCCCGCTTCTGGATAAAGATACGGCGGCCCTTCTGGGAGACCGGAAGATGGGAAGCATGGTAGACATGGTATCTCAGTTTGAGGCGGATGATATTTACAGCCAGATCAATTACCAGGACAATCCGGTGAGAGTAACACCGCTGAAATACGCCAATCTGATCAAGTGGTTTACAAACCGTTCAGAAGGAATTCCAGCTTATATCAGGATCAATATGGCAACTCAGACGACAGAACTCGTGGAATTGGAAGAAGGAATGAAATATACCACCAGCGAGCATCTGAACCGAAATATTTACCGGCATCTGAGATTTGCTCATCCTACCTATATCTATGGAGAGCTGAGCTTTGAGATCGATGAGAAAGGGATTCCTTATTGGATCGCGCCGGTCAAAAAGTTTAATATCGGATTATTTGGCGGCGAGACCGTAGGGAAAGTGGTGATCTGCAACGCCATTGACGGAAGCATGAAGACCTATGATATTGAAGACGTGCCTCAATGGGTGGACCGGGCCTACTCCGCGGATCTTTTGGTAGAACTGTTTGATTATTACGGAACTTTGAAACACGGATTTCTCAACAGCGTCCTCAGCCAGAAGGATTGTCTGAAGACAACGGAAGGATACAATTATCTGGCGCTGGACGATGATGTATGGATGTATACGGGCGTGACTTCTGTTAATGGGGATCAGTCCAATGTAGGCTTTGTTCTGGCTAATCAGCGGACTATGGAGACCAAATACTACGAAGTGGAGGGGGCGACTGAAACTTCCGCCATGTCTTCCGCGGAAGGCCAGGTGCAAAACTTGAAGTATACGGCAACCTTCCCGCTGCTTTTAAATATTTCCGGGGAACCAACGTATTTTATCGCTCTGAAAGACGATGCGGGTCTGGTCAAAAAGTATGCTATGGTCAATGTGCAGAAATATCAGATCGTAGCGATCGGAGACAGTGTCAGCCAGTGTGAGGAAAATTACCTGGATCTTCTTGCCAGCAATGGGATCGATCAAGAATCCGGGGAAGACAAAGACGTGCTTTCTGTGACCGGAAAGATCACGAAGATCGCCCAGGCTGTGGTGGAAGGAAATTCTCACTATTATGTGATGGTAGAAGGGTCTGAGGACATTTTTGATGTTTCTGTGGTGGATTTCATCGATATCCTTCGGTATGAAGTGGGACAGGAGATTACGATGGAATATAAAGAGGGCGGGACAACGAATGTTGTGTTATCTCTCGGAGCGGCTTCAGAAAAGACAGGACAGGTGGAAGAGTAA
- a CDS encoding TrkH family potassium uptake protein, producing MNLKMIGYILGKMLGVEALLLLLPAFVGLIYQEKSGISFLITAGILAVIFLLAGIRKPKNKKIYGKDGMLIVALVWLLWSLFGALPFTISGSIPSYIDAFFETVSGFTTTGSTILTDVEALPQCMLFWRSFTHWVGGMGVLVFAMMLTSLDKESGMYLMRAEVPGPEKDKLVPKMRESSRILYGMYLALSVIQVVLLFFGGMNLFDSLIHTFGTAGTGGFSNYALSVGHFNSAYIDVVISIFMILFGVNFGLYFLLLVRDFKPVWKNEELRAYLLIIAIATLLIAININGDYPNFMQSLRYSLFQVASIITTTGFATTDFNYWPMFSKWILILLMAIGACASSTGGGIKVSRGLVVLKTIKQSVKQLVHPKSVSIIRLNGKKMNSETLKNVYYYLMAYAVIAAGSVILVSLDNMDMETTLSAVMTTLNNVGPGFAVVGPMGSFADFSVFSKIIFSLDMLVGRLEIFPFLILFTAFAWRKKF from the coding sequence ATGAATCTGAAAATGATAGGTTACATATTAGGAAAGATGCTTGGAGTGGAGGCGCTCCTGCTGTTGCTGCCTGCCTTTGTCGGATTGATCTATCAAGAAAAGAGCGGGATTTCTTTTTTGATCACAGCCGGGATTCTGGCAGTGATTTTTCTCCTTGCGGGGATCAGAAAACCGAAGAATAAGAAAATCTATGGAAAAGATGGAATGCTGATCGTAGCCCTTGTATGGCTCTTGTGGTCCTTATTTGGCGCGCTGCCATTTACCATTTCCGGAAGTATCCCAAGCTATATTGACGCGTTTTTTGAAACTGTTTCTGGATTTACAACAACAGGTTCTACCATTTTGACAGATGTGGAAGCCCTTCCTCAGTGTATGCTGTTCTGGAGGAGCTTTACCCACTGGGTAGGCGGTATGGGAGTGCTGGTATTTGCTATGATGCTGACCAGCCTGGACAAAGAGAGCGGGATGTATCTTATGCGGGCAGAAGTGCCGGGGCCGGAGAAGGACAAATTGGTGCCCAAGATGCGGGAATCATCCCGGATCTTATATGGAATGTATCTGGCGCTGTCGGTGATCCAGGTGGTTCTGCTGTTTTTTGGCGGTATGAATCTGTTTGACAGCCTGATCCATACATTCGGGACGGCGGGAACCGGAGGGTTCTCTAATTACGCTCTCAGTGTAGGACATTTTAACAGCGCTTATATTGATGTGGTGATCTCGATCTTTATGATTTTATTTGGAGTCAATTTTGGACTTTATTTCTTGCTGCTCGTCCGAGACTTCAAACCGGTGTGGAAGAACGAGGAATTGAGGGCATATTTGCTGATCATTGCTATCGCAACGCTTTTGATCGCCATAAATATCAACGGGGATTATCCGAATTTTATGCAGTCTCTGCGGTATTCCCTGTTCCAGGTGGCTTCCATTATAACAACTACCGGTTTTGCTACTACAGACTTTAACTACTGGCCGATGTTCTCGAAATGGATCTTGATCCTTCTGATGGCGATCGGCGCCTGCGCCTCATCCACCGGCGGAGGCATCAAGGTATCCAGAGGATTGGTCGTTCTGAAAACGATCAAGCAGTCTGTCAAACAGTTGGTGCATCCAAAGTCCGTCAGTATCATCCGGCTCAATGGGAAAAAGATGAATTCAGAGACGCTGAAGAATGTATATTATTATCTGATGGCATACGCAGTGATTGCCGCCGGATCTGTAATCCTGGTATCTCTTGATAATATGGATATGGAGACTACGCTGAGCGCTGTAATGACCACATTGAACAATGTTGGACCGGGATTTGCGGTAGTGGGGCCGATGGGAAGTTTCGCTGATTTTTCGGTATTTTCAAAAATTATCTTTTCACTTGATATGCTGGTGGGACGTTTGGAGATTTTCCCATTTTTGATCCTATTTACGGCGTTTGCCTGGAGGAAGAAGTTCTGA
- a CDS encoding elongation factor G encodes MKVYRTDEIRNVVLLGHGGSGKTSLVEAMAYVSGAVNRMGKVADGNTISDFDKEEQKREFSISTTLVPIEWEKAKINVLDTPGYFDFVGEVEEAVSAADAAVIVVSGKAGVEVGTEKAWELCDKYNLPRMVYVTEMDVDDASFRQVVQDLTDRYGKVIAPHFQPIRENEKLVGYVNIIKNAGRRYTGIGQREECEIPDYCKPNLEIYREKLLEAVAETSDEFMERYFAGEEFSIEEIRAAMRTEVMDGSIVPVAMGSNIQAQGVANLLSDIVRFFPSPDCRECAGINRKTNEIYQADYDFARAKSAYVFKTMVDPFIGKYSFIKVCSGVLKGEDTLYNADTEADEKLGKIYTMNGNKPVEVSELFAGDIGAIAKLGNTKTGDTLSTKSTPILYGRTEYSKPYTYMKYVVKNKGDEDKVSQALQRMMAEDVTLKAVNDSENRQTLLYGMGDQHLEIVASKLAARYKCEITLETPKVAFRETIRKNSDVDTKYKKQSGGHGQYGHVKMKFEPSGDLETPYVFEETVVGGAVPKNYFPAVEKGLQESVIKGPLAGYPVVGVKATLYDGSYHPVDSSEMAFKTATIQAFKKGFMEASPVLLEPIASVKVTVPDDYTGDVMGDLNKRRGRVLGMNPVAGGNQEIVADVPMTGLFGYCTTLRSMTGGRGTYSYEFARYEQAPSDVQEAEIAKRAEEE; translated from the coding sequence ATGAAAGTTTACAGAACGGACGAGATCAGGAACGTGGTCCTCTTAGGACATGGAGGAAGCGGAAAGACAAGCCTTGTGGAAGCCATGGCATATGTGTCAGGGGCAGTGAACCGGATGGGCAAAGTCGCGGACGGAAACACGATCAGTGATTTTGATAAAGAGGAACAGAAGCGTGAATTTTCAATCAGCACAACGCTGGTGCCGATCGAGTGGGAGAAAGCTAAGATCAATGTACTGGATACACCTGGATACTTTGATTTTGTAGGCGAAGTGGAAGAAGCGGTCAGCGCGGCGGATGCGGCGGTGATCGTAGTGTCCGGCAAGGCCGGCGTGGAAGTGGGAACGGAAAAAGCATGGGAATTGTGCGATAAATATAATCTTCCGCGTATGGTCTATGTAACCGAGATGGACGTAGACGACGCCAGTTTCCGCCAGGTAGTCCAAGACCTGACCGACCGCTATGGAAAAGTGATCGCGCCTCATTTCCAGCCGATCCGTGAAAATGAGAAACTGGTGGGATATGTCAATATCATTAAGAACGCGGGAAGACGTTATACCGGCATCGGCCAGAGAGAAGAATGTGAGATTCCGGATTACTGTAAACCGAACCTGGAGATCTACCGGGAGAAGCTGCTGGAAGCGGTAGCGGAGACCAGCGATGAGTTTATGGAGCGCTATTTCGCGGGAGAGGAGTTCTCCATTGAAGAGATCCGCGCGGCTATGCGTACAGAGGTAATGGATGGAAGCATCGTTCCGGTTGCTATGGGGTCCAATATCCAGGCTCAAGGCGTAGCCAACCTGCTGTCGGATATCGTTCGGTTCTTCCCAAGCCCGGACTGCCGGGAGTGCGCCGGAATCAACCGTAAGACCAACGAGATCTATCAGGCGGATTATGACTTCGCGAGAGCGAAATCAGCTTATGTATTCAAAACAATGGTAGATCCATTTATCGGAAAGTATTCGTTCATCAAAGTTTGCTCTGGCGTACTCAAAGGAGAGGACACGCTTTACAACGCGGATACAGAAGCGGACGAGAAGCTTGGAAAGATTTATACCATGAACGGAAATAAACCGGTGGAGGTCAGTGAACTGTTCGCGGGCGATATTGGAGCTATCGCAAAACTGGGCAATACCAAGACGGGAGATACCCTTTCCACCAAATCCACGCCAATCTTATACGGCAGGACAGAGTACTCCAAACCTTATACGTATATGAAATACGTGGTGAAAAATAAAGGAGATGAGGATAAAGTATCCCAGGCTCTTCAGAGAATGATGGCTGAGGATGTAACGCTGAAGGCAGTCAATGACAGCGAGAATCGCCAGACTCTCCTCTATGGTATGGGCGACCAGCACTTAGAGATCGTGGCAAGCAAGCTGGCGGCGAGATATAAATGCGAGATCACATTGGAAACGCCTAAGGTTGCCTTCCGTGAGACCATCCGCAAGAACTCAGATGTGGATACCAAATACAAGAAACAGTCCGGCGGCCATGGACAGTATGGCCATGTTAAGATGAAATTTGAGCCGTCCGGAGACCTGGAGACACCGTATGTATTTGAAGAGACCGTTGTAGGAGGCGCGGTTCCGAAGAACTACTTCCCGGCGGTAGAAAAGGGACTCCAGGAGTCTGTGATCAAAGGACCTTTAGCGGGATATCCGGTAGTAGGCGTGAAAGCGACTTTGTATGATGGGTCTTATCATCCGGTAGACTCCTCAGAAATGGCTTTTAAGACCGCAACGATCCAGGCGTTCAAGAAAGGCTTTATGGAAGCCTCTCCAGTACTCCTTGAGCCAATCGCTTCTGTGAAGGTGACGGTTCCTGATGATTATACCGGAGATGTGATGGGTGATCTGAATAAGAGAAGAGGCCGTGTATTGGGAATGAACCCGGTAGCGGGCGGAAACCAGGAGATCGTAGCAGACGTTCCAATGACGGGCTTATTCGGATACTGTACGACCCTGCGCTCCATGACAGGGGGGCGCGGAACCTACTCTTATGAGTTCGCGCGTTACGAGCAGGCCCCGTCTGATGTGCAGGAAGCAGAGATCGCAAAAAGGGCAGAAGAAGAGTAA
- a CDS encoding AEC family transporter, with amino-acid sequence MGLSLLLAEEIAAMFLAMVVGYAVVKTNLFTSEDSKIISRMVVYICSPCIIVNAFQIEMTSDKVQGLGLAFGASVFVHFFMILLMKGLSRPFHLLDIERASVIYTNAANLTIPLVASVLGDEWIFYTSAYMIVHTVLFWTHGTGLIIRGGKRDYRKILLNPNMIAIGVGILLFCTGISFPVVVNTAITGFGDMIGPVSMLVIGMVIGEIDLREVFAPGRAYFICLIRLVLIPAFFTWLFACLGKLGIHSDGEYILMVVLLAACAPPATMITQAAQTYGGEAKYASILNVMCVVFCIVTIPAMTMFYEVLL; translated from the coding sequence ATGGGATTGAGCCTTCTTCTGGCAGAAGAGATTGCCGCTATGTTCCTTGCCATGGTCGTAGGGTATGCGGTTGTTAAGACAAATTTGTTTACATCGGAGGATAGTAAGATCATATCCAGAATGGTGGTTTATATCTGTTCTCCCTGCATTATCGTAAATGCCTTTCAGATCGAGATGACTTCGGATAAAGTTCAGGGACTGGGGCTGGCCTTTGGGGCTTCTGTGTTTGTGCATTTTTTCATGATCCTTCTCATGAAAGGTTTGAGCCGCCCCTTCCATTTGCTGGATATTGAGAGAGCTTCCGTGATCTACACAAACGCGGCCAATCTGACCATCCCGCTGGTGGCTTCTGTGCTGGGAGATGAGTGGATCTTCTATACGTCGGCGTATATGATCGTTCATACTGTTTTGTTTTGGACGCACGGCACGGGACTGATCATCCGGGGAGGAAAGAGAGACTATCGGAAAATCCTTTTAAATCCCAACATGATAGCCATCGGAGTGGGGATCCTGCTGTTTTGTACAGGAATTTCCTTCCCGGTGGTAGTGAATACAGCGATCACCGGATTTGGCGATATGATCGGGCCTGTAAGTATGCTGGTGATCGGTATGGTGATCGGGGAGATAGACCTAAGAGAGGTATTTGCTCCAGGGAGAGCTTATTTTATCTGTCTGATCCGGCTGGTTCTGATCCCAGCCTTTTTTACATGGCTTTTTGCCTGCCTGGGTAAGCTGGGGATACATTCCGATGGGGAATATATTCTGATGGTGGTGCTTCTGGCTGCGTGCGCGCCGCCCGCGACCATGATCACGCAGGCGGCCCAGACGTATGGCGGCGAAGCGAAATACGCCAGTATACTTAATGTTATGTGCGTGGTATTCTGTATTGTTACAATCCCGGCGATGACCATGTTTTATGAAGTGCTGTTGTAG
- the trkA gene encoding Trk system potassium transporter TrkA, which translates to MKIVIIGDGKVGHKLTTELADEDYDIVLIDQNEGKLKAALNELDIFCITGNGVDAEVQKQADVPHADLVIACASTDELNMLSCLLARRLGAKHTIARVRNPIYYRQIGLLKEDLRLSMAVNPELTAANEIARVLLFPQADKVETFMKGRVELIEFPVRDESRLAGLSLAEIYQKFQIKILVCAVKRGTEVYIPDGDFVIQQGDRLHIAATHRDLKSFFKSLGRKTMKVRNVLICGGGHLCFYLTHQLLQAGMQVRIIEKNKERCEVLCENFPKATIIHGDATDHDLLMEEGIYEADALVALTGMDEENIILSLFAKSQGVEKIIAKVNEDSRAQMVEGMGIDSIISAKSATADAIMSYVRARKNSYSSDNVETMYQLVNGKIEAQEFIIRKECRFTNVPLKDLETKPNNLIACIGRKREIIIPNGDDHIEVGDSVIVVTKGHVIDSFSDILV; encoded by the coding sequence ATGAAAATTGTGATTATTGGTGATGGAAAAGTCGGCCATAAACTAACTACAGAACTGGCTGATGAGGACTATGACATTGTACTGATCGATCAGAATGAGGGGAAATTAAAAGCCGCGTTAAATGAATTGGACATTTTCTGTATTACGGGAAACGGCGTAGATGCAGAAGTTCAGAAACAGGCTGACGTTCCCCATGCGGATCTGGTAATCGCCTGCGCGTCTACAGACGAGCTGAATATGTTAAGCTGTCTGCTGGCCAGAAGGCTGGGAGCGAAACACACCATCGCCCGTGTGCGTAATCCGATTTATTACCGTCAGATCGGTCTGCTGAAAGAAGATCTGAGACTGAGTATGGCAGTCAACCCTGAGCTGACCGCGGCAAATGAGATCGCAAGAGTACTGCTGTTCCCGCAGGCCGATAAAGTAGAAACCTTTATGAAGGGAAGGGTGGAACTGATCGAGTTCCCGGTACGTGACGAAAGCCGGCTGGCTGGCCTTTCTCTGGCGGAGATCTATCAGAAATTCCAGATCAAGATCTTGGTATGCGCGGTAAAGAGAGGAACCGAAGTCTATATCCCGGACGGGGATTTTGTGATCCAGCAGGGCGACCGGCTGCATATCGCGGCGACTCACCGTGATCTGAAGAGTTTCTTCAAATCACTGGGAAGAAAAACTATGAAAGTACGCAACGTTTTGATCTGCGGCGGCGGCCATCTTTGCTTTTATCTGACTCATCAGCTTTTGCAGGCTGGCATGCAGGTCAGGATCATCGAGAAGAATAAAGAGCGGTGTGAAGTGCTTTGCGAGAATTTCCCAAAGGCCACCATCATCCATGGAGATGCCACAGACCATGATCTTCTTATGGAAGAGGGAATTTATGAGGCGGACGCTCTGGTAGCGCTGACAGGCATGGATGAAGAGAATATTATCTTGTCCTTGTTCGCGAAAAGCCAGGGAGTCGAGAAGATCATCGCAAAAGTCAATGAAGACAGCAGGGCTCAGATGGTAGAAGGAATGGGTATCGACAGTATCATTTCTGCCAAGAGCGCCACGGCCGACGCGATCATGAGCTACGTCAGAGCAAGGAAGAATTCATACAGCAGTGATAATGTTGAGACCATGTACCAATTGGTAAATGGAAAAATAGAGGCGCAGGAATTTATCATCCGAAAAGAGTGCCGGTTTACAAATGTTCCCTTAAAAGATCTGGAGACAAAGCCCAACAATTTGATCGCCTGTATCGGGCGTAAGCGGGAGATCATCATCCCGAACGGAGATGATCATATTGAGGTTGGAGACAGCGTGATCGTAGTCACGAAAGGACATGTGATCGACAGCTTCAGCGATATACTGGTATAG